From the genome of Perca fluviatilis chromosome 8, GENO_Pfluv_1.0, whole genome shotgun sequence:
tgctgtgtgtgtgtgtgtgtgtgtgtgtgtgtgtgtgtgtgtgtgtgtgtgtgtgtgtgtgtgtgtgtgtgtgtgtgtgtgtgtgtgtgtgtgtgtgtgtgtgtgtgtatgtgtgtgtgtcagaagaGGCCAGGGCTCCACACCATGTTcccaatgtaaaaaaacaacaaaaaccaaaGACATGCTGCTAGTGTGAGCGTCTAGCCCAGGGGTCAACAacacggtgcccgcgggcaccaggtagcccccaaggaccacatgagtagccctcaggcctgttctaaaaatgaaaattgaatattgatattatccatttcccaccttgttaagtcattgttgataattattgtgagaaatcattaacatgatcagtgtcttcacatagatgagtatcattaatcattaataatcatatataactaaaggcaaactgagcacatttgttatttcagaagagtatatcaaactggtagccctttgtatgactcaatacccatgaattagctctcagtttcaaaaaggttggtgacccctggtctagcctGTTCATCCTGTACCTGACAGCGCTCCAGCTGCTTCTGCTCTGTCTGCCCCGTCAGATAGTAAATCCaaatttaatttccttttcaCTCAGTTTCCCAAAGGGCTTTGACGTACTAAAGCACAGACATATTTAGCCTACAAACTATCAGTATTAGAGTTATAAAGCAGTATCTACATTAGTATTATTAGTACTACTTATGTATGGCTAAAATAACTTCATGAACGTGTTGaacattgttttttaatgttactGTACGCATTAGCTTGGTAGCTGGCATAAGCCACGTGTCTAAgtatttagcatttagcttcgGGTAGCCAAGGTTTCCGGGTGTTTCCCCAGAAGTTAGAGCAACTAGAGGGGTAAAGGGGATATGACGCCATTGACAGGCACCCAAATGAAACACACCGCTACTGTACCTTGACTAAAAATACAGATTTCACTGGGTTTGAcaattgttggaaacatttggaatAATGTAAGTACACAGCTCAACTAAATATTTAAGGTctagtcgtttttagacattttaatgcggaaaagttatatatttaaatgttatgAAAAGCAATGTTGCATGATATTGCCTTAAGACTGaataaaatttattttaaaaaaaatacaaactgtaGTATGTTTGAAATTAAACTTTTGGTGAAATACAGCTAAGCTTGTTTTGTAATTGCATTACAAAATATTTCATGTACATTTTCTGAAAATATGTTTTGACAAAAGATTGAATGCTCTTAGGAAGTACAGCTAAACAGTAGGCTATTTTATTGAGTGAAGTAAAGGTATTtctcaaaaatgtattttaaattctaataaaataaaccattttttatttacttatttaaagTACAGACAAATAGATTTGAACTACAAAATAATGTAGTACATAATAAAGTACGGTTATGACCACATTAAGGCGCAATTGACAcaactacagtatattataATCCATTAGAAGTAGGCAGGCACATTGTAAAAATGCACTTGCATGAATTATACCTATACTGTATTCAACTTTATGTAAATTAATGtgctttaataaaatatattaaaatatgctTAAAAAAGCAGCCTGAAGCACAATTTCATTACATAataaatgaaagcatgttttgGTAGAAATTCAATAAAttgtataaatatatttaaaacaattatttgaCAAGACACAAAGTCAAACTAAATGGTAGTATATGTAAGAGTGAAAGCAATATGTTTTGGGTAAATACACTAAAATGTTGCAATATGCttatgttttattgtatttcttAAAAGCATAATTAAGGATAaaatagataataataatacaagtaTTTAAAGTATACTTTTGAGTATTATGTTAAAGTGCAGGAGAATGTAACTTTAATGCACTTTAAGTAATCACATAAAGAATACAAATGTACTATAAACATACTATTTGAATatctattacattttttaattcaattaaGAGCACTTCTGTTCAACCTGGGATACTGTGCTTCATCTGATTTAATATTCATACTTTTAAGGATGATACTTGAGTCCCTTCACCTGGAGCAAAATACAAAAAGGTAAGTGAAAATGTAACACAACCCCAGCAAAATGATTTTTGATAAAACATAGTGGCCCATAGTCTGGTTGcagccagtccctccaggattgtTGCCGCCCaaaatgtcttatttttttcAGGAGCTTTTGTAacaaattgcgataaaagttgcaatgtcttctgtatttttgttgcaatgaagttgcgagagacagagaaaattgcaaaaaaaaagttgagatTATTTTTTAGTATACTTCTTCAAAAATACAAAGGAACcatgttttggggagaataaaactactctggacTGAGTTTTCCTAgaaaccttaccaaaaaggcacaggatgctgcaaatgttggtaaaatatgaaaatggctggtggatttaagacaaaatataattatttattgaattaatcaaatatgaacatatgtgtcagtggcttgtttcTCTTTACATTGTCAGTTAATTTCATATTCTGgtctgggacacacattcacacggtttgataaagtaacattacttattggactttaacttatcattgcacttacaataacgagcgtagctgtcctcaatttaggtcatcctgtaggctacgtctcatctccggtttttcctgcatccaccgtgtgtttgtgtgcacgcaactgagcagcagccccgcccgctgcagagagcagaCAGAATTGATACACAGCAGCAGCTaaaaatcgttacagcgtacattgatgttaatatgtatacaggttggcaggacggtctgaaatgtctttcgctgtacgtattgttggtaaatgtgagatgttcgaatCACACACAtctcgtcttcatatcggaAACAGGGAAATGAATTCGGCAACGTACGTGTGTTACGTCTCACTCCCActtggtcattggctctcagagtcacatactgacgcaaagtctggcacgtgggactgctgtgattggttgaagtcgcgggaaactcCGGTTTTTGATCAAATTTGTGGTAAAGTAgcgtgattggtcaaaattgcgggTCACAACgaattcacggtgattggttgaatttgcgtgaattgttgCGATCGCGACGtcacgaaatcctggagggactgattagaAATACACCAACAATCTTGATTTACAAGGCAGCACACAAAATAAGCCAATCTATACATTAGATCACCACAATTACcacaacaattaaaaaaacaaaacaaagacaaatgcTTGATAATTACACTTTGGGTTTCATCTGATTCTACAAGGACAATGACAGTTTTATACGTTATTCAGTTCTAGCTGATGTTGCTACGGCACAATACACATCTTAAGTTCTCTCCACTTTGCTCATTTCCCCAAGCACCATTGATGTCCAGAGAGCACAATTGGCTAGACTTTGGAAATCCAGTCAAttttccccccccaaaaacagGAGAAGACAATAGTGATGAAAATAATAAGGATCAGAGTTTTCATTTATTCCAACTACTCCTAACCTCTTCAGGCTAGATTTCTTTCCTCTACATTATCACACTTTATAGAGGAATCCAAATCCAAGGTGCAGTGCTTTTGTAGTCATATTGTTTCATTGCAGCAGTCAAAGATGATATCTCTTTCTGCCACAGTTTGTTGACAAGCTTTGCAACCTGAAAATCAGAACAGCTtcaaaagtaggctattgtACAAAATGTGGCCTTGGCTATTCTCGCTCCGTCCATATAATACTGTAGATCCACTCACTCTATGTCACAAAGACTTACATGTTTACGTCCATTATCCATCTGTTCACAGCTCttattgtaaaaacaaataatccaCCCCCACTTTCCACTCGGTGGCATTATGCATTCACCAGGTCGGCATCGTGTTTCATTCATACATTGATTGAGCCAGGTCTGTCAGCTTGAAGGTCTCAGCCACCTGTCTTGAGTGTTGCATCTTAGCCGACAGTGCCTCTAGAATATCATTCTGGTCCACAGCGGTGGCTGTCCGGTAAATGAACGTCCCCATGGACTCCAGACCCCGCATACCTAAATTCACCCCACAAcctggaggatgaagaggaggacgaAGAGGGAAAGGACAGGGAAAATATAAATCACAGACATCATACATGCGTCAAATAAAATCTATCTAATGATAAGAAGAATACTGTAGCCCTAAAGTGTATggcttaaagcaacaccaaagattcttttgcaccttaaaataatgtttccaaaattgtttcagtggttcatcaactcatAACAGGGTGAAtggcacttctgcattggcATTGCGGCCCTCTATcagctataaccgcactatgcaagtttgccagatcgggtagcggatctgtagttcatACGACATACGAGACATACGACAGCGGTAATgtacaattccgcttccaacctgtagggggaccgaagaggaaaagtgctttggtgttgctttaaatgaaaagaaagcaGAGGCACATAAATAGAGCAGCATGGAGACAAAACCAGATATGCTTCAGCTGAAAGACCATTGAGTGCACCcatgagtcacacacacacatactgcacacataaaatacaatttatcCTGTCCTTGCATCTCTTTTTATTCCCATCTTGCTCTTTCTCACTTTGTCTCATTTATTCAAAGGGCTCTGCTTCCTGCTTGATGTTCTCACCTTCAGAAATACTTTGAGGATAGAAAAGATTGCACATATTGGAATTTTGTACTGTGTTTAGGGCAAATATTCCTTCCTATTCTCAGCAATGCAATAACTGGTGTTTAATCGACATGTGTACCTGTGTCGAAGTTGAGGACGCGTGCCGCCTCCCCCTCCACAGTGACCGCCACATTGTCCCCCTCTATGTAGGCAGCACTGATGCGTCGGTGTGATAACTGAATCTCAAAAAGACGACGGCTGCACTGCATGTGGTGGAGCGTCACGTCGTTGAGGCGGGGCTCTATGTCCGTCTTATAGACATTGAaggattggtggaaaatgttcTTCATGATCTGGTCAGCAAAACAGAGACAGATCATTTGTAGCATCATCAAAGGTCCACTTCTCTAACTTTTAACCACAtctttttgtaattaattaatcaataatgacaattatcattagttgcagccctaattcaaACTTGGTCTTTTAACAGTTTACTGCAGGTTAAGAACAAGTCAAACTTCTGAAGTAACAGGTTTCGTTGCATCCTTTCTTCTATCTGTACCAACGCAACTGTGACTCACTAAAGCGTTGCCTCATTTTATGTTGACGCATGAACACTGAAGAAGAAAAGCTGCTGTGTTCCTTCTCATTGATTCCACAGTCATTATGGGTATTGAGTGACAAGCCTCTCTCCACCATTGTTGCTCTTTCTCCCTGCTAAACTCTGCTCTTCTTCTACGTATACTTGCACAGTCATCTGTTACCAAGTAACAGTGGATATGAAGGGCCACCCACATAGCAACAAGCGCTCCAAGGATGGTCTTGCTACCTGTGGGTGGACTACACACTGCGGCTACAGGCTACGCATGACCAGAGCAGTAGCTGACATGAaaacctaaaataaataaaacactgattGCCCAGCGGTGGTAAATGCATCCACAGTCTGTTGTTGAGCACAGGAACAAACAATGTATTCACTGATGTGTAACAGCAGGGTACAGATGGCCtttaaaaccacacacacacgcacgcacgcacgcacgcactcacacacagacacacagacacacacagacacacacacacacacacacactcaaatacaTCCAcagacttaaacacacacactcacaaacattcATCCACATACAGACACTAATGGACTCTCACAGTAGTGCACTAAGGCCATTTGCTGAATAAAAGGTGAGGAATAAGTAGCTAGAGAAGGCAACACTGCGCTGTGGCCAGAGTTATTATTATCTGTCTTTGCCTGGCATTAACATGGAAATGCAGCTGCATATTCTTTACAACTAGTGTCAACAATAACAAGTAGTAAACAAAgctcagaaaaaaagatttgatcAAAAGAGGCTTCTCACAGAGGAGTTGGCTGTGTGCCTGAGGAAGCGAACCATCTTTGTGTCAGAGGCGGGGCAGGCGAGGGCCATGTAGCGATTTCTGAAGGTGCCATAGATCTTCACGTGGAAGCCAGGTTTGGCCGTGGCATTTCGGTGCTCTCGGGGGGCCTCCACTCCGTAAGCGGACAGGTCGAAGTAGAGGCTGTGGGCACGGATCTCAGGAGTGGGTACCTGCAGttaagggagagagagagggggacaaGAGATCAAATCATTTCAGATATAGCAATGAGCTTAGTGTCATATTTGATATCATCATTTGGACATTAACAATATATCTGCTTACTAGTAAATCCAATTCTTAACATACGTGATGTTTATGTGGTGAAAAGACATAAACCATGTCTGCATGTGGGGCTGTTGTCACTTGAGTTTATTCATGATTAAGAATAGCTTGATTGTTATTCAGTGGTTCAATGTGGTAGTGACTCTCCATTTTCCCTCAAGCAAGAATttatcaattttcttttcaatgACATAAACCAGCCAAGTGGGATCCGGCAGCATTTAGCACAaccaagggagagagagagcgaacaGAGCAGCGACTGCGAGGGGATGGAAGAGATGGTGGGGACAACCAGGTCATATCCTGGGAGGTAAATTCAATCACTACAGGAAACAGCCAGTGAGAAAAGGGGCCAATAAAAGGCAGATAAACAGCCACTAAAGGGAATGTGACATGAATGGTTATGGTGGCATAAAATAACAAGGGAGACTATGCTTGTGTTCAGATATTAGACAATACTAGGCTGGAagcttttttttacctcaacctgtttattttttttctccaaactaATTCTCTCTTTTGTACAGATTGTCACTCTATATATATTCATAAGAGCAAACCTTTCCTCTACACAAGTCAATTTCTATGAACAATACGATTATCAACAATGGCTAAATGTCTGGCGATCTGTGCAGGATAAGGAGCGGACTACTTCTGTAAAAAGCATGTGTTTGTCTTTTCAATGCCTCCACCTCAGTGGACCAGCAGGGATGtgatttctgtgtctgtctgaacaATACACCTGCCTGAATAAGGCCCCAAAGGCTGGTTGGCTGTCTGTGCTGCaccatctatctataaattgcaggaacgtatgtctgtctgtctgtgtgttatgcgcatatctctcgaatcgttagtccgatggatttcaaacttgacaggtgtcttgatACGGGCACGGgcagtaagtgcagtgccaagtttgacgttgtttggattagaaatgccaaatatatcattaaatatataagtaaaagaagcacacattggcttttgccgctctagatgctggccactccccctctcaccctGAGGACCAGACACAGAGAGCAGCGGAGCATTGACACAGCCAGCTACAGACAAGTGGCAGCAAGACATAactgtatgtgtgtccgtgtttggggggaaggtaacctgcacatcacACGCAGACgcaagttgctgtgagctggcagaacataacgtaatctcggagattattcctgtgcaatgcgagaaaatctcacAGTTGAACGGGGCAgacacatcagttttcatcagactcacacTGGGTcaggttaattaagtctactgctaacttacaacactaataacattaccgtcgccaaaataccccctccctctctctctctctctctctctctctctctctctctctctctctctctgtctctctgtctctctgtctctctctgtctctctgtctctctgtcttctctctgtgtgcgcgcacacacacacacacacacacacacacacacacacgatccggttctggtggtagattaacgcagatatgtgctgattagctctcataacgggctgGGTGGGTAGCACACTTttatgagtccatgacgctaatgtctgatgaCTCCAccttttcattgtgatatttagtgattacattctgaatctgccccgttctctgtcaggtaaatacagtagtacaatgtcttcctctgatgtagacgtagcctacactgtaaatcagtagtaggctatacagtggagttgcatattacagtaagtggtttggggtccttctgtaagtaattttggggtacaatttggttttgaagaattctacaagcagcaataccacaggcaaagcaatcgcccgttccaaacaggcacattttcaaggggcactgcactagtattCCAAATATTACACATTTCTCATTGTCTTTATTTCTTAATCTGCCGTTTCAGCCCATCCTAGCCCATAACGCTACGtcctcattttagtagttttacgtgACTCATTTCAAGCCAATTCCTGATGTTTTACTTAACCTTACTAAGTactttttcttgcctaaactAAACTAGTTCTGTTTCataatgtttactacgtgtttaaaactgcaccTGTTTTGTTAAATAGAACTGTAAAATGATTAACCCGCCAGCGTGTGGCAGTTAGAAGAACGATCATATGTGTCATTTGGGGAGTCTTTGAAAATCAACCTATAATgttgtttagatatgaggatgtGTTGGCATTTTATGTAACACAGTCagagaaagtaaaataaatgttactCTGTTGAAGTGTTCAATATTCATCTATTCAGTATTTCATGGGCTGACTCTTGGTAACCTCACTGAGTCATCATTCAAGGAACCATCTGCTTACATAATGTCAAGTGACCTTTGACACATGAAAAACATTGCAGCTAATATGGTTTGACTTCTTGATTCATATTCATCTGGCAGGGAACAGATTAGGAGTCTGGCCAGGGATGCGTAATGAATTGCCACCTACCTCCATCAGAACAGCTGCTCTTATCAAATTCAATGAGTAACTCAAACTAGGGACAATGTTGATGGTGACGAGATGCAACGGTCGGCTGTAATCTGGGTGGTAATATGAGAGTCAGATATTGTGTTCAGCTGATATTGGCCGGTCCACATCACTGTTTGTTCAACTCAGCTTTatgaggacaaataaagttgccttCTATAAACTGTAATATCGTGCAATATCCTGTCTCTACTGCCTTCATCCTTAACACAAACAGCAACCTGTTTGTTATTGCCTCAGTGTGTGCACATGAGTGAATACATCCATTAGTGCATCTGTCCATGCATGTgtacacattgtgtgtgtgtgtgtgtgtgtgtttgtgtgtgtgtgtgtgtgtgtgtggctcctGACCTGTCTCTGGTCTAATCTCTCTATAGTTGCATTAGCTCCATAGGCATGGCAGGACTCCACAGTGTAGTCAGAGCTGATGCCCAGCACCGAGCAGGAGTCGCCACATGACCCATCAGCCACCACAATCACACGTGGCCACTCATTCCTTGGGATCCGCCGCAGGTATTCCTCCGTAAACTGAAACAACGAGAattaaacagaaaacaaataaaaaaactgttcatTGGAACAGTTCAATGTAAAATGAGGGTTAACTTGTAAAATATTCAAGATTTGCATAAAATATGcacattttatgtttttcaatGCTGACAAGGGCTAGTTAGATCAACAGCaactttaaaatatgttttacatgtagggctgcaactaatgataattttaagttagttagttatgtCCATATTGTGGAAAACGGCTGTCTTCACCACACAGCCTTTAAGACAATAAGTCATAATTGAACAAAACAACATAGTATACTTAGTTAGCAGCAAGTAAAACAACACATCCTCACTCAAGTGAAAAACTGGAACTAGgtaatatttggcatttttaatGGAAGAAACCATTTAAAGGATCAATCAGTTCTCAAATAATTTAGTCAATTGACTAACTGATCATTGTTACAGCTCTTACAGCATCAATATTTAAAGATTCTGAAAAtaacttcttttatttttaatct
Proteins encoded in this window:
- the si:dkey-234i14.6 gene encoding uncharacterized protein si:dkey-234i14.6, encoding MDGLQAENAGVGGIGEDAEERYRALAYDTALSTLVAVAVYVVVKVSLDGIRQWRARISVLIVGSGPVGLTAALVAVRSGKVLKLTVLDERYRTALLCRPQQIALDPRSVKFLLGLGVDFDNMEGCWHNEHFFTRIGVFQEYLLSILEQKKQKVDVKVQLGTKFTEEYLRRIPRNEWPRVIVVADGSCGDSCSVLGISSDYTVESCHAYGANATIERLDQRQVPTPEIRAHSLYFDLSAYGVEAPREHRNATAKPGFHVKIYGTFRNRYMALACPASDTKMVRFLRHTANSSIMKNIFHQSFNVYKTDIEPRLNDVTLHHMQCSRRLFEIQLSHRRISAAYIEGDNVAVTVEGEAARVLNFDTGCGVNLGMRGLESMGTFIYRTATAVDQNDILEALSAKMQHSRQVAETFKLTDLAQSMYE